In Streptomyces nojiriensis, the sequence GCGACGTACCCGCCCGGCCACTGCGCCGCGCACTCGGCCACCCGGTCGGCGTACGCCCGCGTCGCGGGCAGGGCCACCACGCTCTCGCGCCAGTCCGGGCCGACCAGGTGGGCGAGGTCGCGCTCGATCTCGGCGACGCGCATGAGCTCGGGCTGGATGAAGGGGCCGGCCACCGGGTCGTCCTTGAGGGATTCGGCCGCTTCCTCCAGGGCCCGGTACACGAACCACAGTTGCTCCGTGTAGCGCGTGTACGCCTCCACGCCGAGCCGTCCACCCAGCAGATCGCTCATGAAGGTCGACGTCTCGGCCTCGGTGTGCTGCTCGTGCGAGGCGACGCGGATGACCGTAGAGAAGGCGTCCAAGGCGGACCTCCAGGAAGAGGAAACAGGCGTGACGGCATCACCGTCACGCCCGATCCTCCTACTTAGGCTTGCCTAAGTCAATGAGTTCCCGACGCCTTGTCGGTAAAAAATCCGGCCCCGTGACCGCGTCAGCCGCCCGAGAGCGCCCAGAGCGCGAGCAACCCGACGAGGACCACGTGGGGGTAGAGGAAGGCCAGGAGGCAGCCGATGCTCCCCAGCGCAAGACGCCGCCTGCGCTGCGCGTCGGTCCGGGGCGGAATCCAGGTGAAGGCCACCATCGCCAGCGGCAGGGCGTAGAAGTAGGCGAACCCGGGCGGGAACCCGGGCAGGTACGAGCTCGCCCGGCCGCACCACACGGCCACCGGCGCCAGCGCGGTGAAGAGCGCCGCCACCGGCAGCCACCGCTGCCGCTCGTCGGGGCGGCGGATCACCGAAGTCTTCGTCATGACGCCATCACACCGCGGCGCCCGCCGGCCGCGTCAGCGCCGGCGTACTCAGTTCCCCCTGTACGGGATACCCAGGAAGGGGTGGGTCAGATCCTGTCCGGGGCCGGGGCGAAACGGACGCGGCCGCCGATCTCCACCGTGCCGTCCGGGCCGGGGGCGGTGAGGATCTGGGAGCCGGCGCCCTGGGTGATGTTCAGGGCGCGGTTCAGCTCGGCCGTCAGCAGGATCGCCGCCGATCCGGTGGCCTCGTCCTCGGTGATGATCCCGTCGGGGCGGCGCGGAAAGCCCCGGGCCCGGACGCGGCCCGCGGCCTCGTCCTCCCAGGCCCAGGCGTACAACCAGCCCTCGCCGGGCGGCGGGGCGGGCAGCGCCTCGACCTCGGCAACGGATCCGTACTGCTCGGTGCGCTTGCCCTCGACCCACTCGGGGCGGGCCGTGATCCAGGTGAACTCCCCGTCGTCACGCGCCCATACGGATCCGGCGGGCGGCTGGAGCTCTTCGATGTCCAGCAGCCACGCGGCCCCGACCAGCGGATGTCCCGCGAAGGACATGCGCGTGCCGGGGGTGCGGATGTCGACGACCCCGCGCTCGGGGTCGTCGACGAACACCGTCTCGCTGTAGCCGAGTTCGGCGGCCAGGGCCTGCCGCGACGCGTCGTCGGGGCAGGTCCGGCCGTCGCGTACGACACCGAGCAGGTTGCCGAAGCGGCCGTCACCCGCGCAGAAGACCTTCAACACGTCGAGATCGTTCACGCGGGAAATTGAAGCACGGCTCAGACCCGGGCC encodes:
- a CDS encoding PhzF family phenazine biosynthesis protein, yielding MNDLDVLKVFCAGDGRFGNLLGVVRDGRTCPDDASRQALAAELGYSETVFVDDPERGVVDIRTPGTRMSFAGHPLVGAAWLLDIEELQPPAGSVWARDDGEFTWITARPEWVEGKRTEQYGSVAEVEALPAPPPGEGWLYAWAWEDEAAGRVRARGFPRRPDGIITEDEATGSAAILLTAELNRALNITQGAGSQILTAPGPDGTVEIGGRVRFAPAPDRI
- a CDS encoding heme oxygenase (biliverdin-producing); translated protein: MDAFSTVIRVASHEQHTEAETSTFMSDLLGGRLGVEAYTRYTEQLWFVYRALEEAAESLKDDPVAGPFIQPELMRVAEIERDLAHLVGPDWRESVVALPATRAYADRVAECAAQWPGGYVAHHYTRYLGDLSGGQIIRDKAERTWGFERKGDGVRFYVFADISNPAAFKRTYRELLDAIAADDLEKQRIIDECKRAFDFNGAVFRELGEEFPLSA